In Pseudobacteriovorax antillogorgiicola, a single window of DNA contains:
- a CDS encoding carbohydrate binding domain-containing protein, with protein sequence MIRFFGQLVSTVALISGSSLFAGNLVSNGDFSQGSNHWQTYVFESEASATFSIGAFYDDGRVTISDGGSEAWHIQLTQSGISLEKGKSYRLRFDYTTSSHSSDGDIDVAIEEAGNDYTQYFPAVNLQANPGPGRFDRTFTMSHESDDDARIAFNFGNNETPLNRSAVIWVDNVTLEEVNQDHKAVKSITYKHYFDYAGDPKPECESANIGQTVVERQGHYSTTFKMYVCLSYYDPSLSQPIYGWVVVADSTSLRP encoded by the coding sequence ATGATCAGATTCTTTGGTCAATTGGTATCGACTGTGGCATTAATTTCAGGGTCTAGCTTGTTTGCTGGTAATTTAGTAAGCAATGGCGACTTTTCTCAAGGTAGCAACCATTGGCAAACCTATGTATTTGAAAGCGAAGCGTCCGCAACTTTTAGTATTGGTGCTTTTTACGATGACGGTCGTGTTACCATAAGCGATGGTGGTTCCGAAGCTTGGCATATCCAGCTTACCCAGAGCGGTATTAGCCTAGAAAAAGGTAAGTCTTACCGTTTACGATTCGATTACACAACGTCGAGCCACAGTTCCGATGGCGATATTGATGTCGCTATTGAGGAAGCAGGAAATGACTACACCCAGTACTTTCCTGCAGTAAACTTGCAGGCAAATCCGGGCCCTGGCCGGTTTGATCGAACGTTTACCATGTCTCATGAAAGTGATGATGATGCAAGAATCGCGTTTAACTTTGGTAACAACGAAACACCATTAAATAGATCAGCGGTCATATGGGTCGACAATGTAACCCTAGAAGAAGTGAACCAGGACCACAAAGCGGTCAAGTCTATCACTTATAAACATTACTTTGATTATGCGGGTGATCCAAAGCCAGAGTGTGAGAGTGCTAATATTGGTCAGACAGTTGTGGAGCGCCAGGGTCATTATTCAACTACGTTTAAAATGTATGTTTGTCTTAGTTACTACGATCCAAGCCTATCACAGCCCATCTATGGTTGGGTTGTTGTTGCTGACTCTACTTCGTTGCGACCCTAA